In Schizosaccharomyces osmophilus chromosome 1, complete sequence, the genomic window AGGCATCCTTGGAAGCATACCTACCTCTGAGCCTCAACGTTTGTCAGGTATAGCCTCAGTACATCAAACAAACGACCATTCTATGAATACCCTCGATCCATTAACTTACATGGAGGGTCCATCTTTTGCTCAAAATAATATACATGTAGAACATTCCAATCACCCGTCGATGTTCCCTTGTCCGCCGTCGGCGAACAATATAATGAACGAGCCTCTAGAAAATGTTAATTCAGTTCCACCGTTTGAACAGCCAATGGATCAGTCGTTGTTACGAGATGGTACTCCATTATACCGTGTTTGCTCCGCTCCTGACCCGCCTACAGTTTCGAAGAAACCATCAGTGAAGTCTTCAAGCATCGAAAATCAATCTTCTTCGACATCCAACGCTTCTCCCGAGTTTCGAAGCTCAAAAACTTCTTCcgcttcttcaaatatggGTGcgtttgaaaaagttaaagaaaagttggGTGAAGTCAAGAAAAAGCGTCAGCAAACAAAGCACGCGTGTGCAAAATGCCAACGTGACAACAAAAAATGCGACGAATCCCGCCCTTGTATACGTTGCCGAAAAACAGAATGTGAAGATCAATGTATAGACATCCCTCGCAAAAAGCGTCCGGTGGGGATGAAACGAGGCCCttacaaaaaaggaagcaacTTAACTGCTTCTACACGACGCTCTGATCAAGAAAGGTTTGCTTTatcacagaaaaaaaagtctaATAGAATGGAAGACCCATTAGTCATTAAACCTTCTGAGAAAATTCCGAGCAACAACGAGTCATCTTTGGCAAATACTTCACAAGACGTTCCTTTCCTTGAGTCCAACGAAGAAAGCGATTGGCCAAGATCCAGAGTACGTAGCTATACAAATCCTGTTGGAAGTGCTGAAAGTATGCACTACAATTTACCTGAGGCTCTTCCGCTATATCCGCAAGATTCTCCGTCTATTACTGAATCCAGTCCTTCGAAAATGGAAGTTGAGTACCCTGAACTTTCGATCCCTCCGGATTTCTCAGCCTATACGATGCATACTTTCCCACCTCAACCTGTGAATCCAACGGTTCCCAGACCCGATGAATATGTGGCTCCTCCATGGCCAGTTCATGACCCTTCCA contains:
- the pho7 gene encoding DNA-binding transcription factor Pho7 — translated: MENNSYPDKFRFLESQNSPERSDPLHNPLGRNDFDEQFYWVNQHMRHLWSHSNPPTSASGTTSTTDTPYGTFQHSFHPLNHTISNDSIAKNPVSPHLNHLPHRAGILGSIPTSEPQRLSGIASVHQTNDHSMNTLDPLTYMEGPSFAQNNIHVEHSNHPSMFPCPPSANNIMNEPLENVNSVPPFEQPMDQSLLRDGTPLYRVCSAPDPPTVSKKPSVKSSSIENQSSSTSNASPEFRSSKTSSASSNMGAFEKVKEKLGEVKKKRQQTKHACAKCQRDNKKCDESRPCIRCRKTECEDQCIDIPRKKRPVGMKRGPYKKGSNLTASTRRSDQERFALSQKKKSNRMEDPLVIKPSEKIPSNNESSLANTSQDVPFLESNEESDWPRSRVRSYTNPVGSAESMHYNLPEALPLYPQDSPSITESSPSKMEVEYPELSIPPDFSAYTMHTFPPQPVNPTVPRPDEYVAPPWPVHDPSIVPPHLVPQVEYEHPPEVKMEDENQSVRESSQTGNDPMHPSYHHMSYGTSHIPEAEPYANTHSMFDGMNHLDHAVSNDSSYSPHDTNFTSPFKSEEQTALPETHYPFLRGRIHSFSIAADSPHHLVERPCLHCLGVTDNPDEHANLADLRDRQQRELEFTSMLLFHDHPSYHARPDLNFHEVLHPEQFAYRNLHHDHGDNCDY